In the Ornithinimicrobium pratense genome, TGGGGTGGCCATCGTCCTGCTGTTGTCGGTGGTCTACCTGTGCTGGCGGCTGTGGCGTGGAACGCTGGGCCTGGGTCAAACGATGTCCTGGTGGGCAGCAGGTTTAGGGGCGCTTGCGCTTGCGGTCGCGGTACTGGCTCCCTGGGCGCTCATCTCCGCCGACCAACTCGTGGCCCAGGCTGTCGCCGCCCCCACCGATCCGCAGCACGGCGACCCGTGGTTCGTGGTGCCCGGCTGGTCCATCCAAGACACCGACTGGTGGCTCGCCCTGTTCGCCGCACTGCTGTTCCTCCTAGCGCTGCTGCTACGCCGGGCTCAACGGGCCGAACGTGACACCCAGGGCCTGATCTAGGTGATGGCGCGACGCACACAGGCGGTTCCTCCATCGGAGGTGACATGCCACCTCGATGAACTGCTGGCCGACCGCGGAATGACCTTGGCTGACCTGGCCAAGCAGGTAGACATCACCTACGCGAACCTGTCGGTGCTCAAGAACAACCGCGGCCGCGCGATCCGCTTCTCCACCCTCGCCGCAATCTGCCGAGCTCTGAACTGCTCGGTCGGTGAACTCCTCGAGGTACTCCCAGACGGGGGATAGGCCACTTGCGCCCAGCGGCAGAGTCGATCGGTGTGCGGAGTTC is a window encoding:
- a CDS encoding helix-turn-helix domain-containing protein; the encoded protein is MARRTQAVPPSEVTCHLDELLADRGMTLADLAKQVDITYANLSVLKNNRGRAIRFSTLAAICRALNCSVGELLEVLPDGG